In Eupeodes corollae chromosome 3, idEupCoro1.1, whole genome shotgun sequence, a single genomic region encodes these proteins:
- the LOC129952613 gene encoding uncharacterized protein LOC129952613, giving the protein MSVETLCELKRARAVKKASITRISSKINKEKQTDNELACRVKMLEKYFEEYLNIQDSIDSLTTEGDVKGDDNTEQDDYRETVEDLYCEIKSKILTLTEEMIPKSSKLLPYVPSTHQFDDLPKTKPPTFSAHSNNKKVPAVGRRVFDVREANYVKALQILQERYDNKCIVFQTHIRELYNIPAVSKNSGVHLRRFVDDVDGHLAALRSPGSDTDIVNALLIYIASIKLDSESYTKWEESFDLKTLPFWTACSTFINKRSQHIDIRESQSKTTTPSLKGNEVKYKHRSIAALAVSEQRCVFCNVTTHKISNCSKFAELSVYHRFRNSKRIGLCINCLNHGHSVKDCTSSKCKVCKEPHHTLLHSFQSAPLGSKPTIDNACNADPYAPITSSALHSGRVQHSTSSYVFLATAVVNVKGVNGEFIQTRILLDSGSQLNLISEV; this is encoded by the exons atgtctgtAGAAACTCTTTGTGAACTGAAACGTGCGCGAGCTGTAAAGAAAGCCAGCATAACAAGAATCAGTTCcaaaataaataaggaaaaaCAGACAGACAACGAACTAGCATGTCGGGTGAAAATgctggaaaaatattttgaggaaTATCTAAATATCCAAGATTCGATAGACAGTCTAACAACTGAAGGTGATGTGAAGGGCGACGACAACACGGAACAAGACGATTACAGGGAGACTGTTGAGGATTTGTATTGCGAAATCAAATCTAAAATACTTACCCTCACAGAAGAAATGATTCCTAAATCATCAAAACTTCTTCCATATGTTCCATCCACACATCAATTTGACGACCTCCCCAAAACAAAGCCTCCAACATTTTCTG CCCATTCCAACAATAAGAAAGTTCCAGCTGTTGGTAGACGAGTGTTTGATGTGAGAGAAGCAAATTATGTCAAAGCCCTGCAGATTCTCCAAGAGCGCTATGACAACAAGtgtattgtttttcaaacaCATATTCGAGAACTCTACAATATTCCGGCTGTGTCAAAGAACTCTGGCGTTCATCTTCGTCGCTTCGTTGACGATGTGGATGGGCATCTGGCTGCCCTGCGATCGCCAGGTTCCGATACTGATATTGTTAATGCCTTGTTGATTTATATCGCCTCAATCAAACTGGATAGTGAAAGTTATACGAAGTGGGAAGAATCgtttgatttgaaaacattGCCATTCTGGACGGCATGTTCTACATTCATCAATAAACGAAGTCAACATATCGACATAAGGGAATCCCAAAGCAAGACAACAACACCGTCATTGAAAGGCAACGAGGTGAAGTATAAGCATCGATCTATCGCAGCTTTGGCAGTTTCCGAACAACGTTGTGTATTCTGCAATGTCACCACACACAAGATATCAAATTGTAGCAAGTTCGCTGAACTTTCAGTGTATCATCGGTTTCGCAATTCCAAGCGTATTGGGTTATGCATAAATTGTCTCAACCATGGACATTCAGTTAAGGATTGCACATCATCAAAATGCAAGGTATGTAAAGAACCTCATCATACATTACTTCACAGCTTTCAGAGTGCACCTCTCGGCTCAAAACCTACAATCGACAATGCCTGTAATGCTGATCCATATGCACCAATAACATCATCTGCTCTACATTCTGGACGTGTACAACATTCCACAAGCAGCTACGTTTTCTTGGCAACTGCTGTCGTTAACGTAAAGGGAGTTAATGGCGAATTTATTCAAACTCGTATTCTCTTGGATTCTGGCTCACAGCTTAATTTGATCTCTGAAGTTTGA